The Coffea eugenioides isolate CCC68of chromosome 8, Ceug_1.0, whole genome shotgun sequence genome has a segment encoding these proteins:
- the LOC113781669 gene encoding probable WRKY transcription factor 27, with protein MLTDELQDLYKPFYTVSHSSPAQNSPVGPTTPSDSVSVCKETKEEPEEVHQQKVKVHGDQPPAATATSTYMPKYKRRKNQQKRVVLQSTAKDLSSDKWAWRKYGQKPIKGSPYPRSYYRCSSSKGCIARKQVEQSCTDPSIFVITYTAEHNHSQPTRKNALAGTVRHKFSTTKTPTGSNSKAAKKGNSGGCSPNPGLVLSSPETRLLADEEESQERNIEREIKDENDGQIVDVKPDNGVLIPEVMFDDDFFSGICDWNAFMSELGDGRRLAETVSSDSDLLQPIIPV; from the exons ATGTTAACCGATGAATTGCAAGATCTTTACAAGCCATTCTACACCGTTTCGCATTCTTCACCTGCACAAAATAGCCCAGTAGGCCCAACTACTCCTTCTGATTCCGTTTCTGTCTGCAAAGAAACGAAAGAAGAACCTGAAGAAGTTCATCAGCAGAAAGTAAAGGTTCACGGGGACCAACCTCCTGCTGCTACTGCAACCTCTACCTACATGCCAAAATACAAGAGAAG GAAGAATCAGCAAAAAAGAGTTGTGCTCCAATCAACAGCCAAAGATCTCTCTTCTGATAAGTGGGCTTGGCGCAAATACGGGCAGAAACCAATTAAAGGCTCTCCCTACCCAAG GAGCTACTATAGGTGTAGCAGCTCAAAAGGATGTATAGCTAGGAAGCAAGTCGAACAAAGCTGCACGGATCCGAGTATATTTGTCATAACCTACACGGCGGAGCACAATCATAGCCAGCCAACCCGCAAGAATGCTCTTGCTGGTACCGTCAGGCACAAGTTTTCTACTACAAAGACCCCTACCGGTAGCAACTCGAAAGCAGCCAAAAAAGGAAATTCCGGGGGATGTTCTCCAAACCCCGGTTTAGTTTTGTCCTCGCCAGAAACCCGTTTGCTTGCAGACGAAGAAGAATCTCAGGAAAGAAATATAGAAAGAGAGATCAAGGATGAAAATGATGGGCAAATAGTTGATGTGAAGCCTGATAACGGAGTTTTAATCCCAGAAGTTATGTTTGATGATGACTTCTTTTCGGGCATATGCGACTGGAATGCATTTATGTCAGAATTGGGTGATGGCCGTCGTTTAGCCGAAACCGTTTCCTCTGACTCTGACCTTCTACAGCCAATCATACCAGTATAA
- the LOC113780904 gene encoding endoglucanase-like: MLCGLLLWFCIFVAPLKAQAMKDELCSDSTYDYEDALSKSILFFEGQRSGKLPPDQRVNWRGDSALSDGKLENVDLAGGYYDAGDNVKFGWPMAFSVTLLSWAAIEHQDEISSANQLDYLCRAIRWGTDFILKAHTSATTLYTQVGDASRDHQCWERPEDMDIPRTLYKITPTSPGTEVAAEAAAALAAASIVFKESQPEYSAQLLSRSKLLFQLADNYRGSYKSSCPFYCSYSGYQDELLWAAAWLYKASGENYYLNYVSSNQGWSQAVSEFSWDNKFPGVQTLLAKDFFLGKTSLANFKSGADSFVCALMPGSSSVQIKTTPGGLLYTRDSSNLQYATGATMVLLYYSNILSAAGSEGVQCGSVIFSPAKIQAFAKSQIDYILGNNPLKMSYMVGFGSKYPTQLHHRGASIPSIHVLPAEVGCNDGSSTWYSSSKPNPNIHEGAIVGGPNSNDQFNDLRSDYSHLEPTTYMNAAFVGSVAALLGQIKEECLQVM; encoded by the exons ATGCTCTGTGGTCTTTTGTTGTGGTTCTGCATCTTCGTAGCTCCACTTAAAgcacaagccatgaaagatgaATTATGCTCTGATTCTACTTATGACTACGAAGATGCACTGAGCAAGAGCATCTTATTCTTTGAAGGACAACGCTCTGGAAAATTACCACCAGACCAACGAGTCAACTGGAGAGGGGACTCCGCACTCTCGGATGGCAAGCTTGAAAAT GTGGACTTGGCAGGAGGGTACTATGACGCGGGTGACAATGTCAAGTTTGGATGGCCAATGGCATTTTCCGTCACCTTACTAAGTTGGGCCGCTATTGAACACCAAGATGAAATATCTTCCGCCAACCAGCTTGACTACCTCTGCCGGGCAATCCGCTGGGGCACCGATTTCATACTAAAAGCGCATACTTCAGCGACCACGCTTTATACTCAG GTGGGAGATGCAAGTAGAGATCATCAATGTTGGGAACGCCCAGAAGACATGGATATTCCTCGAACCCTTTACAAGATTACGCCTACTTCTCCTGGAACTGAGGTAGCTGCCGAGGCTGCTGCTGCCCTTGCTGCTGCTTCAATTGTCTTTAAAGAGTCTCAACCGGAATATTCCGCTCAGCTGCTAAGCCGGTCAAAACTT TTATTTCAGCTTGCTGACAACTATCGAGGATCTTACAAAAGTTCCTGCCCTTTCTACTGCTCTTACTCGGGGTATCAG GATGAGCTGTTGTGGGCTGCTGCTTGGCTGTACAAGGCTAGTGGAGAAAATTACTATCTGAACTACGTATCTAGCAATCAAGGTTGGAGTCAGGCAGTCTCGGAGTTCAGTTGGGACAACAAATTTCCTGGAGTTCAGACGTTGCTCGCAAAG GACTTTTTCTTGGGGAAGACAAGTTTGGCGAATTTTAAGAGTGGTGCTGATTCCTTCGTATGCGCATTGATGCCAGGGAGCAGCTCTGTACAGATTAAGACAACCCCAG GCGGTCTTCTTTACACGAGAGACAGTAGCAATTTGCAATATGCTACGGGTGCTACCATGGTACTCCTTTATTACTCCAACATCCTTTCCGCAGCTGGTTCTGAGGGAGTCCAATGTGGTTCTGTGATTTTCTCCCCTGCCAAAATCCAAGCATTTGCAAAGTCACAG ATTGATTACATTCTTGGAAACAATCCCCTCAAGATGTCATACATGGTTGGCTTCGGCAGCAAATATCCAACGCAGTTGCATCATAGAGGTGCATCCATCCCTTCCATTCATGTTCTACCAGCCGAGGTGGGATGCAACGATGGCTCCTCAACATGGTACTCCTCCAGCAAACCAAATCCAAACATTCATGAGGGAGCTATTGTTGGCGGCCCCAATTCCAACGACCAGTTTAACGACTTGAGATCAGACTACTCGCATTTGGAGCCAACAACTTACATGAATGCTGCTTTTGTGGGATCAGTCGCTGCTTTGCTTGGCCAGATCAAGGAAGAGTGTTTGCAAGTCATGTAA
- the LOC113780905 gene encoding probable WRKY transcription factor 43 translates to MFMEEGSPIAAGNTVPYLFTPTLSSTAPLYPPLLMNQSMQSPQIASDMDWATILSSTAVNCEQKPTSPCLSMTSRNAREGDNLDKNKVKPGKTKKSVPPRIAFHTRSTEDILDDGYKWRKYGQKAVKNCAHPRSYYRCTHHTCNVKKQIQRLSKDTSIVVTTYEGIHNHPCEKLMETLSPLLKQLQFLSRF, encoded by the exons ATGTTTATGGAAGAAGGATCGCCGATCGCAGCAGGAAACACTGTCCCATATCTTTTTACCCCCACCCTCTCCTCAACTGCTCCACTGTATCCTCCTTTGCTGATGAACCAATCCATGCAAAGCCCTCAAATTGCTTCAGATATGGACTGGGCTACTATCCTCTCCAGTACTGCCGTTAACTGCGAACAAAAACCAACCTCTCCCTGTTTATCTATGACATCTAGGAACGCCAGGGAAGGAGATAACCTTGATAAAAACAAAGTGAAACCTGGTAAAACCAAAAAATCTGTTCCACCAAGAATTGCCTTTCATACTAGGAGTACTGAGGATATTCTTGACGATGGATACAAGTGGAGAAAATATGGGCAGAAAGCCGTGAAGAATTGTGCCCACCCGAG GAGCTACTACCGCTGCACACATCACACATGCAATGTGAAGAAACAAATCCAGCGACTTTCAAAGGACACAAGCATTGTGGTGACAACGTATGAGGGCATTCACAACCATCCTTGTGAGAAATTAATGGAGACTTTGAGTCCACTTCTGAAGCAACTTCAGTTTCTTTCCAGATTCTGA